The Coturnix japonica isolate 7356 chromosome 15, Coturnix japonica 2.1, whole genome shotgun sequence genome segment CGGCGGCGGAGCACAGCGAGGCACCGGGGCCGCCGGCCGCTGCGGGGGCGTTCATGCACCCCTCCCGCACCCGCACGCAGCGCGCCCGCCGCTCCCCACCCGCTCCGCAGGGACTCGGGGGGCTTCCGCGGGGGGGCTCGGGCTTTTCTCGCTCGGGGCATCGCTTTTTTCCTACCGAGGCTCCGGAGAGAAGAGGGGGAAGAACTTGACAGCAGCTCCGCTCCCCCTccctgatatttttttttccgattttgttttttaaattcttcttatattttttattatttttattctctctccctttattattattattattattattattattattattattattattaggttGATTGGTTCTGGTTTTggggattcttttttttttttttttttttttcttttaatagcatttttcttcctgacgTCTGAATTTTTGAGACCCCGCCGTGTGTTGGCGCGGGGCTGATTCCTTTCATCTGCGCGTTTCCTTCTCGGCGCGGTGATGATGGTGCATTGTGCGGGCTGCGAGAGGCCGATTTTGGACCGCTTCCTACTAAACGTCTTGGACAGAGCATGGCACATCAAATGCGTCCAGTGCTGCGAGTGCAAATGCAACCTGACCGAGAAATGCTTCTCCAGGGAAGGAAAACTCTACTGCAAGAACGACTTTTTCAGGTGAGTGAGTCCCCAGCAATCACAACCCCTTCCAGGGGCTGTGGAACCGCCGCTCCCAGCCCGGCGGAGTAGAAAGATTCTGGGGCTCCTAGAATCTTAGATCTTAGATCAGGGGGTGGGCACTTGGGGGACCCCCCTCCAATCCTCATCCATCTATTCCGTGGGTCTTGGCCGTATCTCTCCGGCCGGGGCCCCGGTCCCTCTGTGTCCAGGGGCTGCGCTGCATCCCGAGTCGGTGAGAGAGGCTGTTCGTGCCCCCGCTCCGGGTGACCTTGTCTCCGAAAGTAGCCGGGCCCGTGGCCCGCTCTGCCAGCGCCCCCACCTCGCAGCAGGCCCGGGGGCCTCTGGACCGGGATCGTCCACCTCCTCACGACCACAGCCTTCCCCCACCTAAACTCCTCTCTTTGTGCAGCACCCCATCGCGGGGCCCCCCACGCTGCTCCGCACCTTAAACGCCCCTAATGACTGCGATAATGTGCCGAGGAGGAAATTAGGGGTCGGcatgggaaggggaaaatgacTTACGACTTGTAATGCCTTCACTACATCAACGTCACAGGCAGCAGAGCGGGGGGCTGAAGTTGTGCCGTAGccaagagggaaaaggagagagcCTTGGCGTCCCCCTGGGCCTGGCAGCCCCTGCTCCCCAAAGCCTGGCAGCCGCTGTGagagcttttgtctttttttttttttctttgtctttttgtttttaatattttttccctctgggagtttgttttctgaatttttgcCTaccctgggaaaaaaaaaataaaaaaataaaaataaaaacatacccCGGAGAAGACAAAGAGGAGCACTGCAAAGCGGCGGTTccaagaagaggggaaaaaggaatgTGGGGTGCAGGGTGCCCCGCACCGCACCCAGAAGTGCCCCGGGTCTGCTGACACTGCCACCCCCCAGACCCACAGTGCTGCGCTGGGGGCACGGGGAGACCAAAATTCTGCCCCGGTGGGCACGGAGAAAGAAATCCTCACCTTTTGTGGTGGCCACAGTGCACCTTTCTGGGAACCTGAACATCGAAATTCGGATGGGGTGGGGACGGGGGCCTCGGAGACGCGAGGGGAGTGGCGCGGTCCCGTCCCAGTTCTCACATCTTTCTCCCCTCCAGGAGATTTGGCACCAAATGCGCCGGCTGCTCCCAGGGCATCTCCCCCAGCGACCTGGTCCGGAAAGCCCGGAACAAAGTGTTCCACCTGAACTGTTTCACCTGCATGGTTTGCAACAAGCAGCTCTCCACTGGCGAGGAACTGTATATCatagatgaaaacaaatttgtttgcAAAGACGACTATTTGAACTCTCCCAGTTTGAAGGAAGGCAGCCTCAACTCAGGTACTAGCGATGCAGCCCAGGGAACAGAACCGCAGTGGGGCCAAGTCCTGCCCGCTTCCCACGGTCAGCGCAGCGCTCCCGGCGCTGCTCCCGGcgctgctcctggagctgccGGTGCCGAGGTTTCTCTTTCTGGCCCCACAGCGCCTCGTGGAcctgggagggggggggagtTGGGGGTATGGATTTGGGATGCGAGCGCTCACCTCGTGCTCCCCGCGGGATGCAGACACGCGTGGATCCCGCGGCTGCCCCGTGCACGGCCCCACTGAGTTCCCCATGTACCCTCCGATCCCGGGACCCCTCCCTGCGAGGCTCCCCTGTCGCCCCGCGCCGAGGGCCTGATCCTTCGCCTCCTTTCACCCAGAGGCAAAGCTCCCATTTGACTTCCTTGGAAGCTGTCTCTGCGTCAGGACCGCGGGATCAGGCCCCCTCCTGCTGGCCCAGCAGTGCCGGCCGCCCGTGCTCACCCCCTGCCATGGGGTCTTTCTCCGTCCAGCACCCGGGGCCGGATCCTGTCACTCGAGTCAGTGGGGCCGCTGCTGCGAGCGAGGCGAGTAGAGTTTGGCCTGAGTAGTGCCGGCATCAGGGGCCGGGGGAGGCGGCTGGGGGAGGAGAGCCATGTTCAAGGCAGTGACCAGACCACCCCACAAGCCCCCATAGTTCTGCATTTCTCCCAGTGGCGCATCCAGGATCCTAGTGTGAGAAGCGCAgtgtggggggagaggggaagcgCCGGAGGCTGCGGGGTGCTCGGTGGGGACGCCCCCTCCCCAGCGTGCCCTCTCCCGGCTGCACGGCCCTTGTGCAGCAGTGGGAGGGGGGTGCCGCCAAGTTCGCCTTTCAGATGTAGGGGGCCTAACTGCGAGATGCTCAGCCCGAGTTCATAGTTGTTTGGAGTGCCTCAGGGGTTCCCGGGGGCAACAGCCATCTGCACTTCTTGGTTCTGCCCAGcaccccctcccctctcctgaAAAGCATCTGGGCTCGGTGGGAAGGGGAAAGCAGTGGAGAGGGGGGTCGATCTCTCTCCTAAGCCCATCCCCACCCACCCCCTCCCCGGGTCTCCTTTACAGTGTCCTCATGTACAGACAGGAGTTTGTCCCCGGATCTCCAGGACCCCATGCAGGATGACACCAAGGAGACAGACAATTCCACCTCCTCAGACAAAGAGACCGCCAACAACGAGAACGAGGAGCAGAACTCGGGCACCAAGAGGAGGGGGCCCCGCACCACCATTAAGGCCAAGCAGCTGGAGACCCTCAAAGCTGCCTTTGCGGCCACCCCCAAGCCCACCCGACACATCCGTGAGCAACTGGCGCAGGAGACTGGCCTCAACATGAGGGTCATCCAGGTACGGCCACTCCACAGCCAtccacccccccacccctcgTGATGTCACCGGGCCAGTCCATGACATCATGGACCCAACCCACGCAGATCTAGGACAGCAGAGTTTTGGGGGGGAAGCAGGGAAGGGAtgtggatggggccctggacgGAGCACAGGAGGTGGAGCAAGGAAAAGCCACTGCGCCCTGCAGACAGCCCCTGTACCTTCCTACCGCGCTTCCCACCacccacccccctccctccaCGGCAAGAAAGTCCCTGCGGAAATGTAGGGATTAATGGGCTTTATTAGCGGCGTTAATAGGGGAGGAAGCTCCGGCTCTGCAGCAGGCGGCTCAGATCCCGGCAAAAGGGAGCAGGACCCGCGGGACGTGTGCACACTCCAGACGTGCCCAGATGTGGAGGGAAATAATGCAGATCCCCCCCAGGCCACCAGAGCTATGCTTTGAAGGGAGAATGCCCCCGAGAAGGCTGTTGTACCGCCCTTCCCTTTTATTCCCATCCCATCGGCCGGCTCGCTTCCAGTCCCCTCCCCGCCTTCTGCCGTGACCCCCCCATTTATCCCCTCCTTTATCCTGCTCTCCCATTGGAGAAAACTCTCCGGAGACAGGTAGGCTGTAGGACGGCACACCCCATGGGATGCAATGAGGTGCCGGGGCTTTCCTTGCCTCTCAGGGTGTTGTCAGCAGGGTGTAGCATGAAAACAACCCCAAGCTGGGAAATCCCCTCCAGCGAGGCATTCCATCCCTGCCCCCATCCGTCCCTGGCCTAAGTGGGGAGGGCTGGCCCTGAGGATTTGGGGTCCCCACGGCAACCCAGCCCCGAGTGCTGATGCTGGCCCGGCCGCAGGTCTGGTTCCAGAACCGCCGGTCCAAGGAGCGCCGGATGAAGCAGCTGAGTGCTCTGGGTGCCCGCCGACACGCCTTCTTCCGCAGCCCGCGCAGGATGCGGCCCCTGGGCGGCCGTCTCGACGAGTCCGAGATGCTCGGCTCGACGCCCTACACGTACTACGGAGGTGGGCCCGCCGTCCCGtccccattccatcccaccGCATTCTTCCCCCGTTTCCTTCCCTACCTTTGTTCCTCCCCATCTCGGCACTCCCTTTCCCCTGCCGCCCAGACTCGGGGCCGTGACGGCGGTGGCAGCAGCACGGTCTCTCTCTCGGGAAACAAAGCCTCAGCTGAGGGCTTTTGTGCCCCTTTCAGACTGCATTTGTCCCAATTACCCCCCGGGCTTGCAGCATATGGAAGGTCACCACCACCCTGACGGGATGGGGGTGGGACAGGGAACCCCATGGCATTTGGGACAATATATCCTGCTTTTGGGCCAAGTGCTCTCACAAATTCCCCTCTGCCCCTACTGCTGCCAGAACCCCTATGTGACTAATATATATGTAGGTATGATGTATATTTCCCTCCTATTTATAAGTATTCcgttttatttttatttatatatctcATTTATATGTATCTTCctattatacatatatatatatatataatccgCATGTATAAATGTatgcatacatgtatatatatatgcatattcaATATATACGCATGTTTTTCACTTGTAACTAAGATCGAAATTATGCCCATCTTCTCTGCCCCGGGGTTGCCCTCAGCCCCTCCTGTTCCCCTTCCCAttccaccagcactgcagccattaGGATAACGGGGCccatttttctccctgctcagccccagcagcaccgaGCACCCCAGGAGGATACAttggaggggaggagggggaggcaTGCTCATCCCTGAGTGGGAGGGCAGCCCTACTTCCTGCAGGTGCTCAGGGTGGTGGCCCCTAGGACTGGCTCCAATATTTCCTCACCTTTGCAGATTACCAAGGTGACTACTACGGGCCAGGAGG includes the following:
- the LHX5 gene encoding LIM/homeobox protein Lhx5 isoform X2 — protein: MMVHCAGCERPILDRFLLNVLDRAWHIKCVQCCECKCNLTEKCFSREGKLYCKNDFFRRFGTKCAGCSQGISPSDLVRKARNKVFHLNCFTCMVCNKQLSTGEELYIIDENKFVCKDDYLNSPSLKEGSLNSVSSCTDRSLSPDLQDPMQDDTKETDNSTSSDKETANNENEEQNSGTKRRGPRTTIKAKQLETLKAAFAATPKPTRHIREQLAQETGLNMRVIQVWFQNRRSKERRMKQLSALGARRHAFFRSPRRMRPLGGRLDESEMLGSTPYTYYGDYQGDYYGPGGNYDFFPHGPPSQAQSPADPSYLQNSGPGSTPLGPLEPPLSGHHSSENQSNSGYSGALAHPNPELSEAAVW
- the LHX5 gene encoding LIM/homeobox protein Lhx5 isoform X1, with protein sequence MMVHCAGCERPILDRFLLNVLDRAWHIKCVQCCECKCNLTEKCFSREGKLYCKNDFFRRFGTKCAGCSQGISPSDLVRKARNKVFHLNCFTCMVCNKQLSTGEELYIIDENKFVCKDDYLNSPSLKEGSLNSVSSCTDRSLSPDLQDPMQDDTKETDNSTSSDKETANNENEEQNSGTKRRGPRTTIKAKQLETLKAAFAATPKPTRHIREQLAQETGLNMRVIQVWFQNRRSKERRMKQLSALGARRHAFFRSPRRMRPLGGRLDESEMLGSTPYTYYGDYQGDYYGPGGNYDFFPHGPPSQAQSPADPSYLQNSGPGSTPLGPLEPPLSGHHSSENQRYTDMISHPDTPSPEPGMTGSLHPIPGEVFSGGPSPPFSMSSNSGYSGALAHPNPELSEAAVW